The following proteins come from a genomic window of Methylorubrum populi:
- a CDS encoding protein-glutamate methylesterase/protein-glutamine glutaminase: MSAFPAVAQASAARSPIKVLVADDSAVVRGLVSRWLSEAGHEVVATAPNGRAAVDALARCNPDVVLLDIEMPELDGIQALPLMLAKQPGIQVVMMSTLTQRNADISLRCLSLGAVDYIPKPESNRGVTTSDGFRNDLLERIRVFGAARARRRPAPTAVEAATSAAPAAPAVSRLSGTVTLRPKPRTVVPPRALLIGSSTGGPRAVGEVLEKIGAATLRRLPVLIVQHMPPVFTAVFAEHLGARVGLPAAEGKADERVQPGRIYVAPGGRHMRLSGSATDTVIRLDDGPPVNFCRPAVDVMFLDAAALYGGATLSVILTGMGSDGTAGARALVEAGGTLLAQDEATSTVWGMPGSVAKAGLCHAVLPLPEIGPALRSAIAERV; the protein is encoded by the coding sequence ATGTCGGCATTCCCGGCCGTCGCACAAGCTTCCGCGGCGCGCAGCCCGATCAAGGTGCTGGTCGCCGACGATTCGGCCGTGGTGCGCGGGCTCGTGTCCCGCTGGCTCAGCGAGGCGGGCCACGAGGTGGTCGCCACCGCCCCCAACGGCCGCGCCGCCGTGGACGCGCTGGCCCGCTGCAACCCCGACGTCGTGCTCCTCGACATCGAGATGCCGGAACTCGACGGCATCCAGGCCCTGCCCCTGATGCTGGCCAAGCAGCCGGGCATCCAGGTCGTGATGATGTCGACGCTGACCCAGCGCAACGCCGACATCTCCCTGCGCTGCCTGTCCCTCGGCGCGGTCGATTACATTCCCAAGCCAGAGAGCAACCGCGGCGTCACCACCTCGGACGGCTTCCGCAACGATCTGCTCGAGCGCATCCGGGTGTTCGGTGCGGCCCGCGCCCGGCGCCGGCCGGCCCCGACCGCGGTCGAGGCGGCCACCTCCGCCGCGCCCGCCGCCCCGGCGGTCTCGCGCCTGTCCGGCACGGTGACGCTGCGCCCGAAGCCCCGCACCGTGGTCCCGCCCCGCGCCCTGCTGATCGGCTCCTCCACCGGCGGCCCGCGGGCGGTCGGCGAGGTGCTGGAAAAGATCGGCGCGGCCACGCTCCGGCGCCTGCCGGTGCTGATCGTGCAGCACATGCCGCCGGTCTTCACCGCCGTGTTCGCCGAGCATCTCGGTGCCCGGGTCGGCCTGCCGGCGGCCGAGGGCAAGGCCGACGAGCGGGTGCAGCCCGGCCGCATCTACGTCGCCCCCGGCGGGCGTCACATGCGGCTGTCCGGCTCGGCCACCGACACCGTGATCCGACTCGACGACGGGCCGCCGGTGAATTTCTGCCGCCCGGCCGTAGACGTGATGTTCCTCGACGCCGCCGCCCTCTACGGCGGAGCGACGCTCAGCGTCATCCTCACCGGCATGGGCTCGGACGGCACGGCGGGCGCCCGCGCGCTGGTGGAGGCCGGCGGCACCCTGCTCGCCCAGGACGAGGCGACGAGCACCGTCTGGGGCATGCCCGGCAGCGTCGCCAAGGCGGGCCTGTGCCACGCCGTCCTGCCGCTCCCCGAGATCGGGCCGGCCCTGCGCAGCGCGATTGCGGAGCGGGTCTGA
- a CDS encoding hybrid sensor histidine kinase/response regulator — MDDLLREFLVESAEHLDTVDAELVRFEQDPNNQQILRNIFRLVHTIKGTCGFLGLPRLEALAHAAETLMGRFRDGYPVSGASVTLILATLDRLKAILADLEATGSEPAGADADLIGALEQMASEEAPAPSPVAAPPPLPELPPIVERELKPGEVSLEELERAFMEAPGPDDFSAAPVAEAPAPVVEAPAPAFESAPEPAAPVQAAERPAATPSAAAAEGGESAVAAKVQTIRVNVDTIEHLMTMVSELVLTRNQLLEIARRHEDSGYKVPLQRLSHVTAELQEGVMKTRMQPIGNAWQKLPRVVRDLSAELGKGIDLVMSGAETELDRQVLDVIKDPLTHMVRNSADHGIESTNERIKAGKPARGSIRLSAYHEGGTITIEIADDGKGLDLAAIRKKAIERNFAPAADIERMTDAQVAKFIFHAGFSTAKAITSVSGRGVGMDVVKTNIETIGGVVDIATELGKGTTFTIKIPLTLAIVSALIVKAGEQRYAVPQIAVLELVRVDPKGENKSANSIERIHGAPVLRLRERLLPIVTLDGLMRGQATVEEGELVESGFVVVAQVGRQRFGVLVDEVFHTEEIVVKPMSSKLRHIPLFAGNTILGDGAVVLIVDPNGVAKLVGQSAQSGAATETEVEETEAGDAKATLLVFKGGAGGFKAVPLSLVTRLEEIDASKIEHLGGRPLIQYRGRLMPLVPADPGIVIRSEGNQALVVFSDGDRAMGLVVDEIVDIVEERLDIEISADRSDLIGSAVLRGRATDIINIAHFLPLAYDDWARGPRKTVVKAPSLLLVDDSAFFRDMLTPVLKAAGYGVTTAASADEAMGLLKGNAGIDLVVSDLDMPGRSGFDLVAAMRKSGGRLAEMPVVALTGTVAADAIEQARRLAISDLVAKFDRSGLLAALAEIGEAAAEPAARAAA; from the coding sequence ATGGACGATCTGCTTCGCGAGTTTCTGGTCGAGAGCGCCGAGCATCTGGACACGGTCGATGCGGAGCTTGTCCGTTTCGAGCAGGACCCCAACAACCAGCAGATCCTGCGCAACATCTTCCGGCTCGTCCACACCATCAAGGGCACCTGCGGCTTCCTCGGCCTGCCGCGGCTGGAAGCGCTGGCCCACGCCGCGGAGACCCTGATGGGGCGCTTCCGCGACGGGTATCCCGTCAGCGGCGCCTCGGTCACGCTGATCCTCGCCACCCTCGACCGCCTCAAGGCGATCCTCGCCGACCTCGAAGCCACCGGCTCCGAGCCCGCCGGGGCCGATGCCGACCTGATCGGCGCCCTCGAGCAGATGGCCTCCGAGGAGGCCCCCGCCCCCAGCCCCGTCGCCGCTCCGCCGCCCCTGCCCGAACTGCCGCCGATCGTCGAGCGGGAACTCAAGCCCGGTGAAGTCTCGCTGGAGGAGCTGGAGCGCGCCTTCATGGAGGCGCCCGGCCCCGATGACTTCTCCGCCGCGCCGGTGGCCGAAGCGCCCGCGCCGGTCGTCGAAGCGCCCGCGCCTGCCTTCGAGAGCGCGCCCGAGCCGGCAGCGCCCGTCCAGGCCGCCGAGCGTCCCGCCGCCACGCCCTCGGCGGCCGCCGCGGAGGGCGGCGAGAGCGCCGTGGCCGCCAAGGTGCAGACGATCCGCGTGAACGTCGACACCATCGAGCACCTGATGACGATGGTCTCGGAGCTGGTGCTGACCCGCAACCAGCTCCTCGAGATCGCCCGCCGTCACGAGGATTCCGGCTACAAGGTCCCGCTGCAGCGTCTCAGCCACGTCACCGCCGAGCTGCAGGAAGGCGTGATGAAGACGCGCATGCAGCCGATCGGCAACGCGTGGCAGAAGCTGCCCCGCGTCGTGCGCGACCTCTCGGCCGAACTCGGCAAGGGCATCGACCTCGTGATGTCGGGCGCCGAGACCGAACTCGACCGGCAGGTCCTCGACGTCATCAAGGACCCGCTGACCCACATGGTGCGCAACTCGGCCGATCACGGCATCGAGTCCACCAACGAGCGCATCAAGGCCGGCAAGCCGGCCCGCGGCTCGATCCGCCTCTCGGCCTATCACGAGGGCGGCACGATCACGATCGAGATCGCCGATGACGGCAAGGGCCTCGACCTCGCCGCGATCCGCAAGAAGGCGATCGAGCGCAACTTCGCGCCCGCCGCCGACATCGAGCGGATGACCGACGCGCAGGTCGCGAAGTTCATCTTCCACGCCGGCTTCTCCACCGCCAAGGCGATCACCTCGGTCTCCGGCCGCGGCGTCGGCATGGACGTGGTCAAGACCAACATCGAGACCATCGGCGGCGTGGTCGACATCGCCACGGAGCTCGGCAAGGGTACGACCTTCACCATCAAGATCCCGCTGACGCTCGCCATCGTCTCGGCGCTGATCGTCAAGGCCGGCGAGCAGCGCTACGCCGTGCCGCAGATCGCGGTGCTCGAACTGGTCCGGGTCGACCCCAAGGGCGAGAACAAGAGCGCGAACTCGATCGAGCGCATCCACGGCGCGCCGGTGCTGCGGCTGCGCGAGCGGCTCCTGCCGATCGTCACCCTCGACGGGCTGATGCGTGGGCAGGCGACTGTCGAGGAGGGCGAACTCGTCGAGTCCGGCTTCGTGGTGGTGGCCCAGGTCGGGCGGCAGCGCTTCGGCGTCCTCGTGGACGAGGTCTTCCACACGGAAGAGATCGTCGTGAAGCCGATGTCGTCCAAACTGCGCCACATCCCGCTCTTTGCCGGCAACACGATCCTCGGCGACGGCGCCGTTGTGCTGATCGTCGACCCCAACGGCGTGGCCAAGCTGGTCGGCCAGAGCGCGCAGTCCGGCGCCGCGACGGAGACCGAGGTCGAGGAGACCGAGGCCGGCGATGCCAAGGCGACGCTCCTCGTGTTCAAGGGCGGCGCGGGCGGCTTCAAGGCGGTGCCGCTCTCCCTCGTCACCCGCCTCGAGGAGATTGACGCCTCGAAGATCGAGCATCTCGGCGGGCGCCCGCTGATCCAGTACCGCGGCCGTCTGATGCCGCTGGTGCCGGCTGATCCGGGCATCGTGATCCGCTCCGAGGGCAACCAGGCGCTCGTCGTGTTCTCCGACGGCGACCGGGCGATGGGCCTCGTGGTCGACGAAATCGTCGACATCGTCGAGGAGCGCCTCGACATCGAGATCTCGGCCGACCGCTCCGACCTGATCGGCTCGGCGGTGCTGCGGGGCCGGGCAACCGACATCATCAACATCGCCCACTTCCTGCCGCTCGCCTACGACGACTGGGCGCGCGGCCCGCGCAAGACGGTGGTGAAGGCGCCCTCGCTCCTGCTCGTGGACGACTCGGCCTTCTTCCGCGACATGCTCACCCCCGTGCTCAAGGCGGCGGGCTACGGCGTGACGACCGCCGCCTCCGCCGACGAGGCGATGGGCCTGCTCAAGGGCAATGCCGGCATCGACCTCGTGGTCAGCGATCTCGACATGCCCGGCCGCAGCGGCTTCGACCTCGTGGCCGCCATGCGCAAGAGCGGCGGACGGCTGGCCGAGATGCCGGTGGTGGCACTGACCGGCACGGTCGCTGCCGACGCCATCGAGCAGGCACGCCGCCTCGCGATCAGCGACCTCGTCGCCAAGTTCGACCGCAGCGGCCTGCTCGCGGCCCTCGCCGAGATCGGCGAGGCCGCCGCCGAACCCGCCGCCCGCGCCGCGGCCTGA
- a CDS encoding UV damage endonuclease UvsE, with product MSRTPNPSEPPRLGFCCTFIPDPDPAHKTLKAAKDAAKLMNLGTVTMAHLERLGPAARYEKLEGVVRHNLAALERQIAWVSDRPPLERLLRMASSVLPGYTHPVARPLYAEPAMRALIEAGLARIGERARAGGVRLSMHPGPFCIIASRNPNAQVNGIAELEYHAEVMAMLGYGSGWHPFGAHVNIHIGGREPGIEGFRENLSLISETARNLLTVENDESLFGLDAVLRLGDRVPVVLDLHHHWVESRGEYIEPDDPRIQAVIASWRGVRPVSHISVSRETLLPEHDPVALPDFEALSSQGHSWRDLAAHSDLMWNEAVNALVARHLVWSDFEIEAKGKNQASVPLAAGIGRNLALAAA from the coding sequence ATGTCGCGCACACCGAACCCCTCCGAGCCGCCCCGCCTCGGCTTCTGCTGCACCTTCATCCCCGATCCCGATCCGGCCCACAAAACCCTGAAGGCCGCGAAGGACGCGGCCAAGCTGATGAATCTCGGTACGGTGACCATGGCGCATCTGGAGCGCCTCGGACCGGCCGCGCGATACGAGAAGCTGGAGGGCGTGGTGCGCCACAACCTCGCGGCCCTGGAGCGCCAGATCGCCTGGGTCTCGGACAGGCCGCCACTGGAGCGGCTCCTGCGCATGGCGAGCTCGGTCCTGCCGGGCTACACCCATCCGGTGGCCCGGCCGCTCTATGCCGAGCCGGCGATGCGCGCCCTGATCGAGGCCGGCCTCGCCCGGATCGGCGAGCGGGCGCGGGCGGGCGGCGTGCGCCTCAGCATGCATCCCGGCCCGTTCTGCATCATCGCCTCGCGCAACCCGAATGCGCAGGTCAACGGCATCGCCGAACTCGAGTACCACGCCGAGGTGATGGCGATGTTGGGCTACGGCAGCGGCTGGCACCCGTTCGGCGCCCACGTCAACATCCATATCGGCGGTCGCGAGCCCGGCATCGAAGGGTTTCGCGAGAACCTGTCCCTGATCTCGGAGACGGCGCGCAACCTGCTCACCGTCGAGAACGACGAGTCTCTGTTCGGCCTCGACGCGGTGCTGCGGCTCGGGGACCGGGTGCCGGTGGTGCTCGACCTCCATCATCACTGGGTCGAGAGCCGCGGCGAGTACATCGAGCCGGATGATCCCCGCATCCAGGCGGTGATCGCCTCCTGGCGCGGCGTGCGGCCGGTGAGCCACATCAGCGTTTCACGGGAAACACTGCTGCCCGAGCACGATCCGGTCGCCCTGCCGGATTTCGAAGCGCTCTCGAGCCAGGGCCATTCCTGGCGCGACCTCGCGGCCCATTCCGACCTGATGTGGAACGAGGCGGTCAATGCCCTGGTCGCCCGCCACCTCGTCTGGAGCGATTTCGAGATCGAGGCTAAGGGCAAGAACCAGGCGAGCGTGCCGCTCGCCGCAGGGATCGGGCGCAACCTCGCCCTCGCCGCCGCCTGA
- a CDS encoding chemotaxis protein CheW, with protein MQAANGNAVPTDTTDYVTVFVGETMFGLTIDRVHDVFVPAGITPVPLAPKEIVGLLNLRGRVVTALCLRRRLGIPGREAGAAEMAIGLEQSGETFALIVDGVGEVLKLGADTQEPVPINLDARWRDISLGVHRLDGRLLVILDVDALLAFGDARESQVA; from the coding sequence ATGCAGGCCGCCAACGGCAACGCCGTTCCCACCGACACCACCGACTACGTCACCGTCTTCGTCGGCGAGACCATGTTCGGGCTCACCATCGACCGGGTGCACGACGTGTTCGTGCCCGCCGGCATCACCCCGGTGCCGCTGGCGCCCAAGGAGATCGTCGGCCTCCTGAACCTGCGCGGGCGGGTCGTGACGGCCCTGTGCCTGCGCCGCCGCCTCGGCATTCCGGGGCGCGAGGCGGGCGCGGCCGAGATGGCGATCGGCCTGGAGCAGTCCGGCGAAACCTTCGCCCTCATCGTCGACGGCGTCGGCGAGGTGCTGAAGCTCGGCGCCGACACGCAGGAGCCGGTTCCGATCAACCTCGATGCGCGCTGGCGCGATATCTCGCTGGGCGTCCACCGCCTCGACGGACGCCTTCTCGTCATCCTCGACGTCGATGCGCTGCTCGCCTTCGGCGACGCCCGCGAGTCGCAGGTTGCCTGA
- a CDS encoding CheR family methyltransferase produces the protein MTEADFAFLRDYLRKRSGLSLGAEKRYLVESRLTPVCRRFNIATLTDLVGTLRLSREGPLEKAVVEAMTTNETFFFRDRAPFDLFRDVLLPKAIAARAPQRRLRIWSAAASTGQEPYSLAMMIHEAGAQLAGWQVEIVGTDLSTEVLEKARLGLYSHFEVQRGLPVQLLVKHFTQVGEQWRISPALAGMVSFRPLNLLSPFEHLGQFDIIYCRNVLIYFDAPTKTDVLERMAKALAPDGALLLGAAETVIGLTEALVPDPQNRGLYRQAAVAGRAATPHRLAAGF, from the coding sequence ATGACCGAGGCGGATTTCGCATTCCTGCGCGACTATCTCAGGAAGCGCTCCGGGCTGAGCCTCGGCGCTGAGAAGCGTTATCTGGTGGAGAGCCGGCTCACCCCCGTCTGCCGCCGCTTCAACATCGCGACCCTGACCGACCTCGTCGGCACCCTGCGCCTTTCGCGGGAGGGGCCGCTGGAGAAGGCGGTGGTCGAGGCGATGACCACCAACGAGACGTTCTTCTTCCGCGACCGGGCTCCGTTCGACCTGTTCCGCGACGTGCTGCTGCCCAAGGCGATCGCCGCCCGAGCCCCCCAGCGCCGCCTGCGGATCTGGTCGGCGGCGGCCTCCACCGGGCAGGAGCCGTACTCGCTCGCGATGATGATCCATGAGGCCGGGGCGCAGCTCGCCGGCTGGCAGGTCGAGATCGTCGGCACCGATCTCTCGACGGAGGTGCTGGAGAAGGCCCGGCTCGGCCTCTACAGCCATTTCGAGGTGCAGCGCGGTCTGCCGGTGCAGCTTCTCGTGAAGCACTTCACCCAGGTCGGCGAGCAGTGGCGGATCAGCCCGGCGCTGGCCGGAATGGTGAGCTTCCGGCCGCTCAACCTGCTGAGCCCGTTCGAGCATCTCGGCCAGTTCGACATCATCTACTGCCGCAACGTGCTGATCTACTTCGACGCGCCGACCAAGACCGACGTCCTGGAGCGGATGGCCAAGGCCCTCGCCCCCGACGGCGCGCTGTTGCTGGGCGCAGCCGAGACCGTGATCGGCCTGACCGAGGCGCTGGTGCCCGATCCGCAGAACCGCGGCCTCTACCGCCAGGCCGCTGTCGCCGGGCGCGCGGCGACGCCCCACCGCCTCGCGGCGGGTTTCTAG
- a CDS encoding 3'(2'),5'-bisphosphate nucleotidase CysQ family protein, with protein MTAPASLPAAPSTVLTAPVPASLRDAIADRLAGIACEAGRILRGYHGGDCPHVIKPDGSPASLADTRSEELIVAALAQAFPGIPVIAEETSCTARPAPLFFLVDPLDGTRDFLAGNEQYCVNIGLIQGDRPIAAALAAPGLGRVWAAGTTAREAPIREGRPGEFRAVHVRAAPADGLVALVSRLHGDSDTDACLERMHVGERRVASSALKFGLIAAGEADIYVRCVPTMEWDTAAGDHVLTMAGGRVVGPGGDTITYGHHTRFYRNGPFAALASPAYRDVLDLPQQGAVSYFDRRRAGETVEATKQG; from the coding sequence ATGACTGCCCCCGCCTCCCTTCCGGCCGCCCCGTCGACGGTCCTGACGGCTCCCGTTCCGGCCTCGCTGCGCGACGCCATCGCGGACCGGCTCGCCGGGATCGCCTGCGAGGCCGGGCGCATCCTGCGGGGCTATCACGGCGGCGACTGCCCGCACGTGATCAAGCCGGACGGCTCGCCCGCGAGCCTCGCCGACACCCGCTCCGAGGAGCTGATCGTCGCCGCGCTGGCGCAGGCCTTTCCCGGCATTCCGGTGATCGCCGAGGAGACCTCCTGCACCGCGCGGCCCGCACCCCTGTTCTTCCTCGTCGATCCCCTCGACGGCACCCGCGACTTCCTGGCCGGCAACGAGCAGTACTGCGTCAATATCGGCCTGATTCAGGGGGACCGCCCGATCGCCGCCGCGCTGGCGGCGCCGGGCCTCGGCCGGGTCTGGGCGGCGGGCACCACCGCCCGCGAGGCGCCGATCCGCGAGGGCCGGCCGGGTGAATTCCGGGCGGTGCACGTGCGCGCGGCGCCCGCCGACGGCCTCGTTGCCCTCGTCAGCCGCCTGCACGGCGACAGCGACACCGATGCCTGCCTGGAGCGGATGCATGTCGGCGAGCGGCGGGTCGCCTCCTCGGCCCTCAAGTTCGGTCTGATCGCGGCGGGCGAGGCGGACATCTACGTGCGCTGCGTCCCCACCATGGAGTGGGACACCGCGGCCGGCGACCACGTGCTGACCATGGCGGGCGGGCGCGTCGTCGGCCCCGGCGGCGACACGATCACCTACGGCCACCATACCCGCTTCTACCGCAACGGCCCCTTCGCGGCGCTCGCCTCGCCGGCCTATCGCGACGTGCTCGATCTGCCGCAGCAGGGCGCCGTGTCGTATTTCGACCGGCGCCGGGCGGGGGAGACGGTCGAGGCCACGAAGCAGGGATAG
- a CDS encoding response regulator encodes MMTSSAQNPTKSATKDVAKTALIVDDSAVIRKVARRILETLDFTVRDTEDGATALAMCAEAMPTVILLDWNMPNMDGYEVLRHLRQAPLGDRPKVLFCTTENDVGAIARALHAGADEYIMKPFDREIMIAKLDQVGFATRSSEAA; translated from the coding sequence ATGATGACCAGCTCGGCCCAGAACCCGACCAAAAGCGCGACCAAGGACGTGGCGAAGACGGCCCTGATCGTCGATGACTCGGCGGTGATCCGCAAGGTTGCCCGCCGCATCCTCGAGACCCTCGACTTCACCGTCCGCGACACCGAGGACGGCGCCACCGCTCTGGCCATGTGCGCGGAGGCGATGCCGACGGTGATCCTGCTCGACTGGAACATGCCGAACATGGACGGCTACGAGGTGCTGCGGCACCTGCGGCAGGCGCCCCTCGGCGACCGGCCCAAGGTCCTGTTCTGCACCACCGAGAACGACGTCGGCGCCATCGCCCGGGCCCTGCATGCGGGCGCCGACGAGTACATCATGAAGCCCTTCGACCGGGAGATCATGATCGCCAAGCTCGACCAGGTCGGTTTCGCGACGCGCTCCTCCGAAGCCGCCTGA
- a CDS encoding biotin-dependent carboxyltransferase family protein — translation MSARLHLIRLAGAASVQDGGRPGYLRYGLSASGPMDPLAFAAANRLVGNPADAAALELGLAGARLRAEGGAVRLALAGAPSGLRLDGEPVAAHRSLVLPEGAELTIERPREGVFAYLAVSGGFSVPRVMGSRALHQRAALGGLDGRALREGDRLPLTASPSSEADAGLDAIPMQRTAPIRVVLGPQDDLFSDAGRATFLHETFTVSNRADRMGYQLDGPAIAHGPGGFNIVSDATVAGSVQVPGSGRPIVLLADRQTTGGYPKIATVISADLRLIAQRRPGEPVRFEAVGLATATRLAREAAARIAELGTRLRLVESEAERLMGANLAGVAVDALRTED, via the coding sequence ATGAGCGCTCGTCTCCACCTCATTCGCCTCGCCGGCGCGGCCTCGGTCCAGGATGGCGGCCGGCCCGGTTATCTCCGCTACGGCCTCTCGGCCTCCGGGCCGATGGACCCGCTCGCCTTCGCCGCCGCGAACCGCCTCGTTGGCAACCCGGCCGATGCGGCGGCGCTCGAACTCGGGCTCGCCGGGGCCCGCCTGCGGGCGGAGGGCGGGGCGGTGCGGCTCGCGCTGGCGGGCGCCCCGAGCGGCCTGCGCCTCGACGGCGAGCCGGTGGCCGCGCACCGCTCCCTCGTCCTGCCGGAAGGCGCCGAGCTGACGATCGAGCGGCCGCGCGAGGGGGTGTTCGCCTATCTCGCGGTGTCCGGCGGGTTTTCGGTCCCCCGCGTGATGGGCAGCCGCGCCCTGCATCAGCGCGCGGCGCTCGGGGGCCTCGACGGACGCGCCCTGCGCGAGGGCGACCGCCTGCCGCTGACCGCCTCGCCGTCGAGCGAGGCGGATGCCGGCCTCGACGCAATCCCGATGCAGCGGACCGCACCGATCCGCGTCGTCCTCGGCCCCCAGGACGATCTCTTTTCGGACGCCGGCCGCGCGACCTTCCTGCACGAAACCTTCACCGTCTCGAACCGGGCCGACCGGATGGGCTACCAGCTCGACGGCCCGGCGATCGCCCACGGCCCGGGCGGCTTCAACATCGTCTCCGACGCCACCGTGGCGGGCTCGGTGCAGGTGCCGGGCTCCGGGCGCCCCATCGTCCTGCTCGCCGACCGCCAGACGACCGGCGGCTACCCGAAGATCGCCACCGTGATCTCCGCCGACCTGCGGCTGATCGCCCAGCGGCGGCCCGGGGAACCGGTCCGGTTCGAGGCGGTCGGTCTCGCCACCGCGACCCGCCTCGCCCGCGAGGCGGCGGCGCGGATCGCGGAACTGGGCACGCGCCTCCGGCTCGTCGAGAGCGAGGCCGAGCGGCTGATGGGCGCCAACCTCGCGGGGGTGGCGGTGGACGCCCTGCGAACGGAGGATTGA
- the pxpB gene encoding 5-oxoprolinase subunit PxpB, whose translation MTYDAPRLLACGDTAFTIEFGERIDADFSARVLALDAALAARAPPGLRETVPTYRSLTVHLDPLLADPAELGRIVLALAGEPLAEVPASRLWRIPVVYGGAFGIDLEAVAAHHGIAPEAVIERHSAPEYRVAMIGFLPGYAYLEGLDPGLALSRRPAPRPVTPAGTISIGGAQALVASIAAPSGWHLLGRTPERTFVPERDPVFLLHPGDRVRFVPTPPDRWDALAAAAEAGEPVAELCQR comes from the coding sequence ATGACGTACGACGCGCCCCGGCTTCTCGCCTGCGGGGACACGGCCTTCACCATCGAGTTCGGCGAGCGGATCGACGCGGATTTCAGCGCCCGCGTGCTCGCCCTCGACGCGGCGCTCGCCGCGCGCGCGCCGCCCGGCCTGCGCGAGACGGTGCCGACCTACCGCTCGCTGACCGTCCATCTCGATCCGCTGCTCGCCGACCCGGCCGAACTCGGCCGCATCGTCCTAGCGCTCGCGGGCGAGCCGCTCGCGGAAGTCCCCGCCTCGCGCCTGTGGCGTATCCCCGTCGTCTATGGCGGCGCATTCGGGATCGATCTGGAGGCGGTCGCCGCGCATCACGGGATCGCGCCGGAGGCGGTGATCGAGCGCCACAGCGCCCCCGAATACCGGGTCGCGATGATCGGCTTCCTGCCGGGCTACGCCTATCTCGAAGGGCTCGACCCCGGCCTCGCGCTGTCGCGCCGGCCCGCCCCGCGCCCGGTCACGCCGGCCGGCACCATCTCCATCGGCGGCGCCCAGGCGCTGGTGGCGAGCATCGCCGCCCCGAGCGGCTGGCACCTTCTGGGGCGAACCCCCGAAAGGACCTTCGTGCCGGAGCGCGATCCCGTCTTCCTGCTTCACCCCGGCGACCGGGTACGGTTCGTCCCGACGCCCCCGGACCGGTGGGACGCGCTGGCCGCCGCGGCGGAGGCCGGCGAGCCGGTAGCCGAGCTGTGCCAGCGATGA
- the chpT gene encoding histidine phosphotransferase ChpT: MSGTSSLTLDALDLSALLCSRVCHDVISPIGAIVNGLEVLEDDNDPSMREFALELIRKSARTASARVQFARIAFGAAGSAGASIDLADAEKVSRAMFADEKTQITWSAPQALFPKNKVKLLLNLVVIASSAIPRGGVIDVAVTGDGDAPRFVLRAKGSHARIPPHVEALIAGTPEGGSVDAHGILPFYAGLVARAAAMDVRFAIQGDEVTVTAAPTEAAVGLPGAPAPSLENDRPSDSAPPDTQLA, from the coding sequence ATGAGCGGTACCAGCAGCCTCACCCTCGACGCCCTCGACCTCTCGGCCCTGCTGTGCTCGCGCGTGTGCCACGACGTGATCAGCCCGATCGGCGCGATCGTGAACGGCCTCGAAGTGCTCGAGGACGACAACGATCCCTCGATGCGCGAATTCGCGCTCGAACTGATCCGCAAGAGCGCGCGCACTGCCTCGGCCCGCGTGCAGTTCGCCCGCATCGCCTTCGGCGCGGCGGGCTCGGCCGGCGCCTCGATCGATCTGGCCGACGCCGAGAAGGTGTCGCGGGCGATGTTCGCCGACGAGAAGACGCAGATCACCTGGAGCGCGCCCCAGGCCCTGTTTCCGAAGAACAAGGTCAAGCTCCTGCTCAACCTCGTGGTGATCGCCTCGAGCGCGATTCCCCGCGGCGGCGTGATCGACGTGGCGGTGACCGGCGACGGCGACGCCCCACGCTTCGTCCTGCGCGCCAAGGGCAGCCACGCGCGCATCCCGCCCCATGTCGAGGCGCTGATCGCCGGCACGCCCGAGGGCGGCAGCGTCGATGCCCACGGCATCCTGCCCTTCTATGCCGGCCTCGTCGCGCGCGCGGCGGCAATGGACGTGCGGTTCGCGATCCAGGGCGACGAGGTGACGGTCACCGCCGCGCCCACCGAGGCCGCGGTGGGGCTGCCGGGCGCCCCGGCCCCGAGCCTCGAGAACGACCGTCCCTCCGACAGCGCCCCGCCGGACACGCAGCTCGCCTGA